GAGCTGCGTAATCGGTTGCTTAAGGGCGTTCTGGCAGTACTGGTGCTGTTTCTGATCTTATTTCCGTTTCGCAATGAACTGTTCACCATGCTCGCCGATCCGCTTTCGCGTCACATGCCGGCCGGTTCGACGATGATTGCTGTGGAAGTGGCGTCCCCGTTCTTCATCCCGTTGAAACTTACCGCCCTGACGGCCGTGTTCATTGCAATTCCCTTCCTGCTGTATCAACTCTGGGCGTTTATTGCGCCCGGCCTCTACAAGCATGAGCGAAAGTTGGTCGCGCCCCTCGTCTTTTCCAGCACGATCCTGTTCTATCTCGGGGCGGCGTTCGCGTATTTTGTCGTCTTCCCGGTTGTATTCGGATTCCTGAGTACGGCGGGGCCAAGTGATGTGAACTTCGCGCCGGATATCGGAGAATACTTAAGTTTTGTCACCTCATTGTTCTTTGCCTTCGGATTTGTGTTCGAAGTGCCGGTGGCGATCGTTCTGCTGGTGATCGTGGGTGTGGTGACGCCGGATAAACTGGCTGGATTCCGCCGTTACGCCATTCTGATCGCTTTTATCATTGCGGCCATACTTACCCCGCCGGATGTGCTGTCGCAGTTCATGATGGCGTTGCCGATCATCATGTTGTATGAGTTCGGTTTGTTTGTGAGCCGGTTTTTCTATAAGGCCAAACTGGCGCGCGCTGCCGAGGTTGAGGCGGAAGAATCGGGCGCAGCGGATGATGAATCCGATGAGGCCGTCTCCGCGCGCCATGCCGAGTACGAGGCCAAAGCGCAAACACAGGCTGACGAACCGCTGGATATGGATAAGGCCTTTGATGAAGCGGAAGCCGATCAGCGCCGGCTGGAGTCCGATTCATCGGCAAGCGATGATGGCCCCGAGTCAAATACTGCCGGTCGCACAGAAGAGGGCGAGCAGCCTTCCACGGGCAGCAAGCCAGAGGACGAACCAAACGCACCCTCCGAGCCATCGCCCAAAAAGCCCGATAGCCCGGTTTAAGTCGAAAAAACAAATGATGACGGGCGGCCATCCCGCTCCGATTTTTTATTTATGAAGGAATAAGTACATGTCACGAACCGCACCGCGTAATCCCGTTCTGTTGATCATCATGGACGGGATCGGCGTTAACCCCAGCCGCGAGAACAACGCATACGCACTGGCCAACACACCCAACCTCGATTATCTGTTTTCGCACCATCCGCACACCGTGATCGAAGCATCGGGGCGAGCCTGCGGTTTGCCGGACGGGCAGATGGGCAATTCCGAGGTAGGCCACCTGACGCTGGGCTGCGGTGATCTGATTCGTCAGGATTTGGTGCGGATTGATGACGCGATTGCCGACGGCAGCTTTTATGAGAATACCGCACTGGTCGAAGCGGCTCAGAAAGCGGCGGCCGATCATCGACCGCTGCATCTGATCGGACTGGTTTCCGACGGTGGCGTGCATAGCCACATCAATCATCTGTTGGCCCTGATCGACCTGGCCAGCCGCCATGGCGCGCGTCCGCTGGTGCACATGATCACCGATGGTCGGGATACCGCACCGAAGTCCGCACGCTCCTATCTGCCGGAGCTCGAGGCCAGCTTGAAGGCAGCCGGTGGTGCGATCGCCACGATCAGCGGGCGTTATTACGCCATGGACCGGGATCAGCGTTGGGAGCGGACAGCCCTGGCATGGGAAACGATCGTGCGTGGCGACGGGCCTCGTGCCGAGTCGGCGGAGGCCGCATTGGAGGCTTCCTATGCCGATGGCAAGACGGACGAATTCGTTCTGCCGATGGCGCTCAAGGCGTTCGAGCCTATCGAAGCGGGTGATTCAGTCATCTTCTTCAATTTCCGAAACGACCGTCCACGCCAGCTTACCGAGGCGTTGGCGCAAACGGATTTTTCCGGGTTCGACCGGGGCGATTACCAAACCGTGCGCGTGACTTGCCTGACCGAATACGACCCCCGTTTTCTGTCTCCGATCGGTTTCCCGCCCGAGCGGCCCAAGAATGTGCTGGCGGAAGTGATCAGTCAGGCGGGCATCAAGCAGTTCCATTGCGCAGAAACCGAAAAATACGCACACGTCACCTTCTTCTTTAACGGCGGCAAAGAAACACCATTCGCCGGCGAAGACCGATACATGGCGCCGTCACCGAAAGTGGCAACCTACGACCTTCAGCCGGAAATGAGCGCTCATGAAGTAGCGGATGCCACCATCGCCGCCGTCGAGCGCGAGGAGTACGGCTTCGTGCTGGTCAACTTCGCCAATGGCGATATGGTCGGCCATACGGCCGTGCGTGATGCCGTGATTAAGGCCGTGGAAACCGTGGATCTGGAAGTGGGCCGTCTCGTGCAGGTTGCCCAGAAACATGGCTACTCCATCATCGTGACCGCCGATCACGGCAACTGCGATGAAATGGTCGATCCGGTGACCGGCGAACCACACACCCAGCACACGGTTTACCCCGTACCGTGTCTTTTGATCGACGAAACCGAGCCGCGTTTGCGTACCGGTGGCGGGATTGCAAACATTGCCGCCACCGTGCTTGAATTGATGGGCTTGCCTGTGCCGAAGAAGATGAAGCGCTCGCTGTTGCTCAATTCAAGCAATGTCAGCGAGTAAGCGTTTGGGATTCAGCTACGCTGCCCCAACCGTTCAAGCCGCAGGCGCTGGCGATCATCGAACAGTCGCCTGGCGCCGAGATGCACGGCCAGCAACGAACCGAATCCGGTTGCCGCAGTGATCAGCAGCATGATCAAAATCTGGTAACGCACTGCTTCCATTGGTGGCGCACCCGCCAGAATCTGGCCGGTCATCATGCCCGGCAGGCTGATCAGTCCGGCGGCGGCCAGCATGTTCAGGGTGGGAATCAGGCCCGCACGCAGCGCCTCGGTGCGCAGGTCGGCCATGGCCTGTGTCGCGGTTTGTCCCAGTAGCAGACGGGCCTCGATTCGACTCTTGTTGGACCATGCGGTTTGTGTCAGATGATTCAACGCCAGGCCAATCCCTGTCATTGTATTGCCCAGAATCATGCCCAGCAGCGGTATGGCGTACTGCGGTGTGTACCACGGCTGGGGCGAGATGATGACGATCAGTGCCAGCAGTGTGATGATTGCTGCCGTCACGCCCATCGATAACAAGCCAATAACGTACCCTCGCCAGCCCTTGATCGGCCGTTTCTGGCGCGCGCTCACTTCGTAACCGGCCAGCGCCAGCATGACTAGAGCCATCAGCCCGATCCAAACGAGATGAGCAGATTCAAACAGGGTCTTGAGCACCAGTCCGACCAATAACAGTTGGAGCGTCATCCGAACCGTCCCGATCACGAGCGAGCGCTGCAAACCGAGGCCCATCAAGAACTGGACCACGCCCAATGCCACCACCAGCAGGGCCGCCAGACCTAGATCAATTGCAGAGAGGGTTTCGATATTCATGAGCGATGGGCCTGATGTGTTGTATCAGCGCAAATTTCAAGCGAGCGGTTGCCGAGCAATGCGCGTTCATCGACATCGTGGGAAACCCAGATCACTGCGGCTTGCTCGGACTGAGCATAGGTCTTGACCAATTCGATCAATTTTTGGGCATTGCGTTGATCCAGGTTGGCGGTCGGTTCGTCCAATAGTAGAACTTTGGGTTGAAGCACAAGTGCGCGTACAAGTGCCAGGCGTTGCCGTTCTCCGGTGGATAGGCGTTCGACGGGGGCATCAAGCAATTCCGGGGCAAGCGAAAGCATCGAGAGCCACGCTTCTGGGGGTTGTTCTGAAAAATGTTGAGCGACAACATCTGCCCACCAGCCCGATTCTGCAGGCACGTAACCGACCTGTTGACGCCAGTTTTCGGGGCGGATTTTCGTTTGTGACACGCCATCAAGCAGAACATCGCCCGTATGCGGAGTCAGATCAGCAAGAGCGCGTAGAAACTGGCTTTTCCCGATACCGGATTGACCGTAGATCGTCAGAATTTCCCCTGCCTCCAGTTGCAGGCTTACCGGACGATAACGCACACCGCTGCCGGGTTCACCCGTGACATTGCGTGCTTCAAATAACATATGGTTTCCTTATGTGCATTGGGCCGCTCTTTTCATGCTGTCTGTGCACCTTTAAGTCATTGCCGGTTGAATAAAAAAACCGCCGGTGCGGCGGTTTTCCAGTCAGAGGCACAAAGTGCGTGATTATTCAGTCGCAGTTGCACCATGATCGGCCGAATTATTCATGACGGCGATGTAGGAAGCCAGAGCGTTGATTTCGCTGTCAGTCAGGTGCTTGGCTTGGGGAATCATGGCGTAGGAATTCGCACCCATTTGCTGACCTTTGCGGTACAGGTTCAACAGCGATACGACGGAGTCGTAAGGCAAGCCCGCAAGTTTTGGTGCAGCGAAGAGTTTGCCGCCTTCACCCGCTGCACCGTGGCACACCGCACAGCTGGAGAACAGGGCATGGCCCCAGGCAACCACTTCTGAAGAGACAATCTTCTGGGTGGGTGCTGCGGCGGCGGCTGGTTTTGCTGCCGGAGCAGCTTCGGCTGCGGCTGGTGCGGCAGAGGCCGAGTGACCGCCGAGTTCGGCAATGTACGCACCGAGGTCGGCGATGTCGGCATCAGACAAGCCAGCTGCTTGTGGTGCCATGGTGCCGTAACGCGCACCACCCAGACCGTGCTTGGCCAGATACTCTTTGTCGCCTTTCTTGAACGCATGCAGGATGGCTTCGGCATCGGCTGCGTTGAGTTTGGTCAGGTTAGGGAACGCACCGCCATTGCCTTTGCCGTCCGCACCATGACAGGCGGCACAGGTGGCGTATTTGGTTTTTCCGGCAGCGGCATCACCCGTGCTTGCTGATGCCGTGGTTGAAGTTGCTGCCGCAGGAGCAGCAGCCGGTTCTGCGGCACTCGCCGAGTGACCACCAAGTTCAGCGATGTACGCGGCAAGGTCAGCAATGTCGGCATCAGAGAGGCCGGCTGCTTGCGGTGCCATGGTGCCATAACGCGCACCGCCTAGGCCATGCTTGGACAAGTAGGCTTTGTCGCCTTTCTTGAAGGCATGCAAAATGGCTTCGGCATCAGCCGCATTGAGTTTGGTCAGGTTCGGGAATGCGCCGCCATTGCCCTTGCCATCAGCGCCATGACAGGCTGCGCAAGTAGCATATTTTGTCTTTCCGGCGGCGGCATCACCGCCACTGACGGCCGCGACTGGCGTAGTAGTCGGCGCGGGGCTGGATGAGGCAGCTTCGGACGTGGGTGATGCGGGTGCGCTCGTGGCCGATGCAACGCTTGGCGCATCACCGGGCGAAAATTCGTTCTTATAGGTCTGGCCCGTGACCACGTGGATCAGCGAGGTGACCAAATAGTAGATGGCTGCCAGTAGCAACACCGTGCCGACCAAGCCTACAAATTTTGCACTCGAATCTACCTTAGGGGTATGACCTTGAGCCACGGGAACCTCCAAATCAAAAACAGTTAAATGTAAGAAAAAATCACCGGCTCGGGTAACGACACCGGTAACGATCAGAGCGGGAAATTGCAAGGTGCGAGCAAAGAAATCGCAGCAGCAAACCGGATTCAGGCGTCACTTCCGTCTTTGACCGCTGAAATTCCCCTGATACCAATCCGCAAAGTATATAGTGAATTACTGTTTTAACGTATTTAAACGCTAAATAACCCTATCATATTTATGGTCAAGATCGCCGCGCAACAACGTTCCGTTCCTCAAAAGTTACATCTGCCTGTGGATTCGCTGGCCGGTGTCGGCCCGCGGGTGGCTGCTCAACTGGTGCGTCTGTCGATCGAATCAATCGGTGATTTGCTGTGGCATCTGCCCTTGCGTTATGAAAACCGTGGGCAGATTGTCCCGCTTGGCTATCATTTGATAGGTCAGTCGGTTTTGATCCATGTCACGATCGCTGAGGCAAAGAGTTTGATGCGCGGCAAGGCGCGACAGGTAGCTCAGGGCTATGACGATGCGGCTAGTATTACGCTCTGGCAGTTTGGTCGTTTCGGGCCGACGTTGCAGACCGGTCAGAGTTATCTGCTGTTCGGTGAAGTTCGAGAAGGCGCGAGTGGTCTTGAAATGGCGCAGCCCGAGCTGATTCAGAGCGCGCAACTCGAGGCCATCGTGCCGATTTATCCTTCGACCGAGGGTTTGAGTCAGAGCAAATTACGCACGCTGGTGGGCCAGGCGTTGCGCGTGGCGCTCCATGATCTGGACGAATGCCTGCCCGCACCAATCCGGCAGCGTTTTGGCTGGCCAACCATGCTCGCAGCCTTGCAACGGATTCACGCGCCGGTATTGGCCGATGGTGTGCCAACACGCGATGAGCCCGCCTTCGCACGCATGATCGGAGAGGAGTTGCTTGCTCACCTGTTGGCGTTGCGACTCAAACGTCATGAGCAAAGTCGGGATCACGCGCCACGATTATCCGCACCGGGTCGGCTTTATCAGGAATTGCTGGCCCAATTGCACTTCCTTCCGACAAAGGCACAAACGCGCGTGCTCGATGAGATTCGGGCGGATATGGCGCAGGGTTCACCCATGTTGAGATTGGTGCAGGGCGATGTGGGTTCCGGCAAAACCCTTGTGGCAGCGGGTGCGGCCTTGACGGCCATTGAGCAAGGGTACCAAGTGGCGTTGATGGCCCCTACTGCCCTGTTGGCCGAGCAGCATCAGCGCAACTTCTCGCAGTGGTTTTCGCCGCTGGGCATCGATGTGCAGCTGTTGTCCGGTCAGCAATCTGCGAGCGAGCGTCGCGCCAGTCTGGCGGCCTTGGCGGAGGCGCGTTCACTGATGGTCATCGGTACGCATGCGCTGTTTCAGGAACGGGTGGCGTTCGACCAGCTCGGCCTGGTGATCGTCGATGAGCAACACCGCTTCGGTGTGCACCAGCGCTTGGCTTTGAGCGACAAAGGTACACACCCTGACCGCGCCGGGCATCGACCGCACCAACTGGTGATGACCGCGACCCCGATTCCGCGCACGCTCGCGATGAGTGCTTACGCCGATCTGGATGTATCGATCATCGATGAGTTGCCACCGGGCCGCACGCCCATCACGACCGCGTTGGTGCGCTCGGATCGTCGCGACCAACTGATCGAACGTATCAGCACGGTGTGTGCCGAAGGCCGACAAGCCTACTGGGTTTGTCCGTTGGTGGAAGACTCCGAGCGCATCGAAGCCCAGGCCGCCGAATCCACCGCCGAACTTTTGCGGGAACAACTGCCGCATCTGACGGTCGGGCTGGTGCATGGACGGATGAGCGCTGCGGAGAAAAACACCCAAATGGCGCGATTCAAGTCGCATGAAGTGGACTTGCTGGTTGCGACGACCGTGATCGAGGTCGGGGTGGATGTGCCCAATGCCTCCTTGATGATCATCGAAAATGCCGACCGCATGGGCTTGGCGCAACTGCATCAATTGCGCGGCCGCGTCGGGCGGGGTCGAACGGATTCGTACTGCGTCCTGTTGTTCGATGAGCCGATTTCGGACAAAGCGCGTGCGCGGTTGAGCCTGATGCGCGAAACCCAGGACGGTTTTCGTCTGGCCGAGGCGGATCTGGCGCAGCGCGGGCCGGGTGAAATACTCGGTACGCGGCAAACGGGTCTCGCCAAACTGCGTGTAGCCGATCTTGTCCGCGACGCCGATTTGCTGGACACGGCGCGACAACTGGCCGACGAACTTATCGCCGCGCAAAGCCCCGACATCAAGCCCCTGATTCAACGCTGGGTGGGTGCGGCCCATCAGTACGGTCAGGTTTAGGGAACACGCCAACGATTCAATTCAATGCATGTTTATCCTGCCAAACGCGCCCTCTTGAAATTTTCACACCCGACCACAAATAAGCACCAAGGTCGTTAAAACCTATGTAAATCAAATGGGTGTGCGGCCTGTTGATCAGTTGTTGAATGTAAACGACAGGAGGTGAATTATGTCGATTGTTCGTTATGAGCCTTTTGGTCTGTTGTCCCAGCTGCAGCGTGAACTTGCGCGCAGTGAGGGTTCCACCGCGACGGCCGAGTGGTCGCCCAGTGTGGACATCAAGGAAGAACCGGATCGCTTCGTGATCCTCGCCGATGTGCCCGGTGTTCAGCCGCAGGACATTGACGTCCATATGGAAAATGGCCAGCTGACCATCAAGGGCGAAAAGAAAACCGAAGCCACCGCGGAAGACAAGAACTACAAGCGGATCGAGCGAACCTATGGTTCCTTCTACCGAAGGTTCGGTCTGCCCGATTCTGCCGAGGCGGATAAGATCTCGGCCCGCACGAAGCATGGTGTGCTGGAAATCGTGATTCCCAAACGCGAATCGGTGCAGCCTCGCAAGATCAATGTGGTTAGTGAAGACTGACAGGCCAGTATGCCTGACCCAAAATGAGACCAAAACCCCGTTACCTTCCGGGGTTTTTTTATAGCATCCTTGTGTGTGGATACTCACTCGTCATTATCAGGTTCACAAAAAATGGCTGTGATTACTGCTCTTCGAAATACAATCGGTACAACTCAAACCTGAGGTATTACGAAAACGTCACGGGCTGTCCGCTGCGGGTAGGCACCCGCTCCGCGTTCATTGAGCTAAGGCGGACACCAGACAGATATACGAGGGCGCATACGAATTCGAGCACCTCAATCGGCCGGATTATCGCTATGGATGACGGAAGGCTGCGAGAATTGGACTCGTAGCATTTAGACGGCAAAGTTGGTTTTTCGAGGTACCCTTTTATTGATTGATTCCAATTGATTCATACCCATTGATCCATGGAGGAGATGAGGCATGGCACTTTTCGAGTTTTCCTCGGCCGGACAGCGCGGAACCGAACAACTGGATGCTGCCGTTGCGCATTATGCGCAGATTGGTCGGGTGCTGGTAGAACCGGATCAACAGTCGGGCTTCGCCTACAATGCGCGAATCATGCAGGAACGGCCGCTGGCGGTCGGCAGCCTGTCCGTCACGGCCGCGCGGGTCACGCGCACACGAGCTCATGCCGCCGAGGGCAATCCCTACGACGTGCTCGGCGTGGTGCTCGACGCAGGCGAGGTCGAGGTCAGTCTGGAGGGGCGAGCGCCCTTCCGTTACGCTCACGGCGAAGCCTTCCTGTGGCGTGGCGACGAGGCCGGGCGCAGCCATTATCTGAGCCCACAAACTCGCTTGTTGAACATAGCGTTACCGCGCGCGACGCTGGAAGGCGGATTGGCGCACCCCGACCGCGCCGAGGGCCGCCGTCTCGCCGCTTCGCCCGAGTTTAGGTTGCTTGCGGCCTACGCGACAGCTTTTCTTGATGTATGCCCGAAGCTCGCGCCGGAGTCGACACAGACGGTCGCACTGCAACTCCAGGATCTGGCGCTGCTCGCGCTTGGTGCGAACCGTGACAGTGCCGAACAGGCACGTAATCGCGGTGTACGGGCTGCCCGGCTGGTGGCGATCAAGTCTGATGTCGAAGCGCACCTGCTCGATCCGGAACTCTCGGTCAGGTGGGTACTGCGGCGCCACCGGATTTCGGAGCGCTATCTGCGGGCGCTGTTCGCCGACGAAGCGAGTAGCTTCGGCGATTTCGTGCTCGAACGACGGTTGGCGCGCGCCTGGCTGCGTCTCATCGACCCGCGCCAACACAGCACACCCATCGGCGTGATCGCTGCCGAGTCGGGCTTTGGTGACCCGAGCTGGTTCAACCGTGCGTTCAGGCGACGCTTTGGCGTGTCGCCGAGCGAAGCCCGCGCAATCTACCTCACCGGAAACGGTGCCGATCGCTGTTGATCCACCTTTCCGCATGAGCGGATTAGCTGGGACGTGCTGCTCTGAGCAGTTAAACAGTCGCTTTGTGTTGTCGGAGTGACCGGTCGTGAATGCCGTTTTCGCCTATTCGACGTGCCGTTTACGCAGTGTGTCCCCTGTCCGCTGTCGCCATAATGCGTCCATCATTACACATGGATTGCGGAGGCGCTCGCATGAAACAACCTTTCATGGCCATTGTCCTGACTGTGTCTGGTAGTGCCCTGCTCGCGGCGGGTTCGGCGATCGCTTTCGATTTCGGCGACGTGCTCAAGCGCACGGTCGAACGCGCGACCCAAAGCGAAGTCCAGCGCAAGGTCGATCAGGAAACGCGCAAGACCGTGCGCTGCGCGCTCGGCGACACGCGCTGCGAAAAGGCCGCGCGCGCCGATGCTGAAGCTGATGCAGCGGACGCCGACCCGGCTGCCGGCGAGCACGCCGACGCCGGCGGCGACCATCCGCTGATCGCGCCCTACCGCGGCTCGGTGCGCAAGGAACGCGACGTCGACGCCTTCAACGAATACCTGCGCATCGTCGGCCGCGCGGGCAAGGCGGCGAAAACCGAACGTCTTGAAGGCAAGCTCACGCGCCTCCGGTACGACAACCCCAAGGGCCGCTCGACCTTCGAGATCGAACGCAACTACCGCGACGCGCTCACCGCGCGCGGCTTCCGTGTCGACTACGAATGCGTCAAGCGCACCGTCTGCGGCACCACCGACAAGCCGAGCTGGCAGTCGCTCAACGGCATCAACCTCGGCATCGCCGGCGACGTGCGCTATTTCACCGGCAAGCTCGCCTACGGTTCGGGCGCGGCCTACGTCTCGGTCGCGGTCAACCCGACGGTCACCTACGTTCACGTGCTCGAAACGGCGTCGATGGAGCGCGACATGGTCGCGGTCGACGCCGACGCCCTCGCCGCGGGCCTGGAAAAGGACGGCCGGGTGCGCCTGGACGGCATCTTCTTCGACTCCGGCAAGGCGCTGCTGAAGCCCGAATCCAACCCGGCGCTCGATCAGGCCGTGCAGCTCTTGCGCCAGCAGGCGTCGCTCAAACTGCTGATCGCCGGCCACACCGACGACACCGGCAGCCACGCGGCGAACCAGAAGCTCTCGCAGCAGCGCGCCGAAGCCGTGCGCAACGCGCTGCTCGCGCGCGGCATAGCTGCCGACCGCCTGACCGCGCAAGGCTTCGGTAGCGGCGTGCCGCTGGCCGACAATGCCAGCGACGCCGGGCGCGCGCAGAACCGCCGGGTGGAGCTGGTCAAGCAATGAAGCGCGGGCTGGTCGCGGGCGGGGTGATCGCCGTCGTCGGCCTTGCGTCGATGGCAGCGGGCTTCGTCCCCAATCCTTTCGACGCGCCTGGCGTCGAGGTTGTCGAATCCGGCGGCGAGGCCGCACGCGGTGCGGGCGAAATCCGTGCCCCCGCACCGTCCGACAACCCCTTCGACGCACCGATTCCGGTCGTCGAGTCGGGCAGCCCCGAAGCCCGCGACCTCGTCGGCGAGGAGATCATCGGCCCCGACCCCTTCGTGCTGCCGCCGATCCCGGTGGTCGAATCCGGCAGCGCCGAAGCGCGCGCGCTGGGCGAACGTTTCAGCAACCCCGAGGCGCAGCGCCTGCGCGAGGCAGCCTGGCGCGCCGACAGCCGCTTTTCCGTCAACCCCGACAGCATCCCCGGCCACTACCGCTTCGACCTACGCCAGCGCCTGCGGGTGGACAGCGCCGACGGCCTCGTGGACATGAGCTGCTTCGTCAACTCGCGCGACGCCAGCCTGATCTGCCCCGACTGGGGGCTCTCAGGCTGGGGACTCGATCTCGAAACCGCGCAGGGCAAGCTCGATTTCGTGCTACGCCAGGCCGACGGCGACGTGTTCGCCTGCGGCCGTCACCGCGACGTCGGCCCCGCCTGCCTGCAACTCGGCGAAGAGATCGGCCCCGCCTTCGCCTGGCTGCGCAACATGGGCCTGCACCAGGCGCTGCTCGACTCGATCCCCGCCACGCCGCAGGCGCTCGGCGAAGGCCCCGGCGGCGGGGTGCAAGGCGTGCGCGCGCGCACCGCCGACGGCTACCTGCAACTCTGGTTCGACCGCCGCGCGAGCACGATTGCCACGCAGATGCCGTGGCTGGGGCTCGGCGTCGGCGTGATGAAGGACAGCCGCGCGCGGGTCAATCGCACCGTACGCCGCGCGCGATTTGAGGGCGCCGACCGCGACGGCGGCGATGTCGTCATCGACCTGGTCGAGCTCGAACCCGCGCGGCTGGAACGCCGCCTCGACGGCTATCGCGTCGTCACCGCCTTCACCGCGCAGGCGCTGGACGAAGCCACGTCGCTCGGGCAGCACCTGCACGCCCTGCAACGCGAAGCGGTCGGCATCCGCGCCGAACTCGACGCCTGCCCGAGCGGTACGGTCGGCCGCGACTGCCGCAAGCACCACCGCGAACGGCTCAAGGCGCTCGACACCCGCGCCCGCGATAGGGCGCTGGATTTCGGCGAGCGGCACGGCTTGCCGGTTCCTGAACGACCCTGACTGGGGCCACTAACTCAAGGAGATGTCATGACAATCAAAGCGACTTGCAACGCAGCTTTGCTCTTGATCGCTGCAGGATTTACCCCGTCGGTCTTCGCCGTCGAATGCCGTGTCGTGGAGCGGATCGGCAATCACTTCAAGGATCATATCCTCACGGATATCCGTGGCTTGGCTGTGGGCGAATACGAAGTAAGCCCGCGCAAAAATCTCATCGTCCACTCTGTGGATGACATCCGCTTTACCGGCTGCCGTGCTGTGGTCAAGGCGACGATCGAGGTGGAGCGCAAAGTACGCCGGGACGCCAAAGGCAATGCCCGCATAGCGGGAGACATCGATCCGGATTCAGTCAAATTGGTCGATCCGTCAGTCGGGAAATGGGAGTTCTGCTTCACGAAAGAGCCCAGAATCGAAAAAATGAAACTCTCGAACACAGCCGGGATCGGCGAACGGCAATACAAGAAGATCGCCAACCGGGTGTGGCCGCGTGAGCGTTGCTACACCTTCATAGTACCCAAGGACGAGGAGCGTCCAAGGTGAGCCGCTCCGTTGCTTCCCGCGTCGTGAAACCCGTCGCACTATTGGCGATCGCCAGCCTGCTCGCGGCCGCTGCCCACGCCACCACCGGCAAGCTCACGAAGCGCGAGCCGGTGCAGCGCCCGCCGACCGATTCGAACGGCTGCATGATCGAATCGATATCCGGCTCTCTGAGCTTCTCCTATCAGTTGGAAGGCCGCGCGAAACGTGAAGCGATCGACAACTGGAAAAAGCAGGTCAAGCGTAAAGCGCCGCCCGAATTCGCCTCGTGGAAGCACGCCAACCGCTACACCAAGTCGATGAATTGCGACAAATACAAAGGAAAGTTCTCTTGCTGGGCCAAGGCGCACCCCTGCGAGAGGCCAAGGTAATCAAACCTTGCCAACAGGAGGATTGGGAAAATGAACCTCAAAAACACTCCTGCCACTCTGCTGCCCTTCAACATGGTCTCGGGCCGATATGAGGGATTAGAGCCTGTCAGGGAGGCATGGTCACAGCTCGTATGCCTGGATGTTATGCCGGCCGAGCCGACGGTTCCCAAACTCAGCGCATCGATCTGGAGCTTAGGCGATCTGAAAATCGGCACATTCGATGGATCGGCTGTCAAAATGGTGCGGACCACTAAGTTGGCTCAGGATTGC
This region of Halothiobacillus neapolitanus c2 genomic DNA includes:
- the tatC gene encoding twin-arginine translocase subunit TatC, which codes for MTERDSSPEADKNGLADVVEETGMAGFLGHLVELRNRLLKGVLAVLVLFLILFPFRNELFTMLADPLSRHMPAGSTMIAVEVASPFFIPLKLTALTAVFIAIPFLLYQLWAFIAPGLYKHERKLVAPLVFSSTILFYLGAAFAYFVVFPVVFGFLSTAGPSDVNFAPDIGEYLSFVTSLFFAFGFVFEVPVAIVLLVIVGVVTPDKLAGFRRYAILIAFIIAAILTPPDVLSQFMMALPIIMLYEFGLFVSRFFYKAKLARAAEVEAEESGAADDESDEAVSARHAEYEAKAQTQADEPLDMDKAFDEAEADQRRLESDSSASDDGPESNTAGRTEEGEQPSTGSKPEDEPNAPSEPSPKKPDSPV
- the gpmI gene encoding 2,3-bisphosphoglycerate-independent phosphoglycerate mutase, whose translation is MSRTAPRNPVLLIIMDGIGVNPSRENNAYALANTPNLDYLFSHHPHTVIEASGRACGLPDGQMGNSEVGHLTLGCGDLIRQDLVRIDDAIADGSFYENTALVEAAQKAAADHRPLHLIGLVSDGGVHSHINHLLALIDLASRHGARPLVHMITDGRDTAPKSARSYLPELEASLKAAGGAIATISGRYYAMDRDQRWERTALAWETIVRGDGPRAESAEAALEASYADGKTDEFVLPMALKAFEPIEAGDSVIFFNFRNDRPRQLTEALAQTDFSGFDRGDYQTVRVTCLTEYDPRFLSPIGFPPERPKNVLAEVISQAGIKQFHCAETEKYAHVTFFFNGGKETPFAGEDRYMAPSPKVATYDLQPEMSAHEVADATIAAVEREEYGFVLVNFANGDMVGHTAVRDAVIKAVETVDLEVGRLVQVAQKHGYSIIVTADHGNCDEMVDPVTGEPHTQHTVYPVPCLLIDETEPRLRTGGGIANIAATVLELMGLPVPKKMKRSLLLNSSNVSE
- a CDS encoding ABC transporter permease, which codes for MNIETLSAIDLGLAALLVVALGVVQFLMGLGLQRSLVIGTVRMTLQLLLVGLVLKTLFESAHLVWIGLMALVMLALAGYEVSARQKRPIKGWRGYVIGLLSMGVTAAIITLLALIVIISPQPWYTPQYAIPLLGMILGNTMTGIGLALNHLTQTAWSNKSRIEARLLLGQTATQAMADLRTEALRAGLIPTLNMLAAAGLISLPGMMTGQILAGAPPMEAVRYQILIMLLITAATGFGSLLAVHLGARRLFDDRQRLRLERLGQRS
- a CDS encoding ABC transporter ATP-binding protein, translating into MLFEARNVTGEPGSGVRYRPVSLQLEAGEILTIYGQSGIGKSQFLRALADLTPHTGDVLLDGVSQTKIRPENWRQQVGYVPAESGWWADVVAQHFSEQPPEAWLSMLSLAPELLDAPVERLSTGERQRLALVRALVLQPKVLLLDEPTANLDQRNAQKLIELVKTYAQSEQAAVIWVSHDVDERALLGNRSLEICADTTHQAHRS
- a CDS encoding c-type cytochrome: MAQGHTPKVDSSAKFVGLVGTVLLLAAIYYLVTSLIHVVTGQTYKNEFSPGDAPSVASATSAPASPTSEAASSSPAPTTTPVAAVSGGDAAAGKTKYATCAACHGADGKGNGGAFPNLTKLNAADAEAILHAFKKGDKAYLSKHGLGGARYGTMAPQAAGLSDADIADLAAYIAELGGHSASAAEPAAAPAAATSTTASASTGDAAAGKTKYATCAACHGADGKGNGGAFPNLTKLNAADAEAILHAFKKGDKEYLAKHGLGGARYGTMAPQAAGLSDADIADLGAYIAELGGHSASAAPAAAEAAPAAKPAAAAAPTQKIVSSEVVAWGHALFSSCAVCHGAAGEGGKLFAAPKLAGLPYDSVVSLLNLYRKGQQMGANSYAMIPQAKHLTDSEINALASYIAVMNNSADHGATATE